One genomic region from Candidatus Latescibacter sp. encodes:
- a CDS encoding YifB family Mg chelatase-like AAA ATPase → MFARVRSAALMGVDAYIVEVETDLEFKLPAFATVGLAEGAVKESRERVTSAIKNSGYLFPQKRVTINLAPADIRKEGSAFDLPMAVGILAADSRIPLSVLEKYVLVGELSLDGALRHVRGILPITLAVRDAGFEGIIVPVVDADEAALVEHVNIYPAESLQKVVDFLSGRNLISRYYHPSIDSLMAGEDVDMDFSDVKGQAHVKRALEVAAAGGHNILMIGPPGSGKTMLARRIPGILPRMTLEEALETTKIHSVAGILKDGHPLVVDRPFRDPHHTISEAALIGGGAWPHPGEVSMAHNGVLFIDEMPELGKKNIECLRQPLEDGHVTISRAQYTIKYPASFMLVVAMNPCPCGYLTDSHHQCTCSPQLIQRYMSKVSGPILDRIDIHVDVPAVKYRDLVDASNSEDHSHDIVKRVNRARGIQKNRYLDLKGVHANAHLKSRAILKYCALDEAGKKILQRAVEAFGFSARAYHRILKVSRTIADLESEEFIAARHVSEAVQYRTLDRNLWMK, encoded by the coding sequence ATGTTCGCCCGTGTACGCTCCGCCGCCCTGATGGGAGTGGATGCGTACATTGTCGAAGTGGAAACCGATCTCGAGTTCAAACTGCCTGCATTTGCTACTGTCGGCCTGGCAGAGGGCGCGGTAAAGGAAAGCAGGGAGCGGGTAACCTCGGCCATCAAAAATTCGGGATATCTGTTTCCGCAGAAACGGGTTACCATTAACCTTGCCCCGGCGGATATCCGTAAGGAGGGTTCGGCGTTCGATCTCCCCATGGCTGTGGGAATTCTAGCCGCGGACAGCCGTATTCCCCTGTCCGTCCTGGAAAAGTATGTGCTGGTCGGGGAGCTTTCCCTGGATGGCGCCCTGCGTCATGTGAGGGGGATACTCCCCATAACCCTTGCCGTCCGTGACGCCGGTTTTGAGGGCATCATCGTTCCGGTGGTGGACGCCGATGAAGCCGCCCTGGTTGAGCATGTCAACATTTATCCGGCCGAAAGCCTTCAAAAGGTGGTTGATTTCCTTTCCGGCCGCAATCTCATATCCAGATATTACCATCCCTCCATCGATTCCCTCATGGCCGGGGAAGATGTGGATATGGATTTTTCCGATGTCAAGGGGCAGGCGCATGTGAAACGGGCTCTGGAGGTGGCGGCCGCCGGAGGACACAATATTCTCATGATCGGGCCGCCCGGTTCCGGAAAAACCATGCTCGCAAGGAGGATCCCCGGCATTCTTCCCCGTATGACCCTGGAGGAAGCGCTGGAGACCACAAAAATCCATTCGGTCGCCGGCATTCTCAAGGACGGCCATCCTCTTGTGGTCGACCGCCCGTTCCGTGACCCCCACCACACAATTTCCGAGGCAGCCCTCATAGGCGGAGGAGCCTGGCCCCATCCGGGGGAGGTGAGCATGGCGCATAACGGGGTGCTTTTCATCGACGAAATGCCCGAACTGGGGAAAAAGAACATCGAATGCCTCCGTCAGCCTCTCGAAGACGGTCATGTCACTATCTCCCGCGCCCAGTACACCATCAAATATCCGGCTTCATTCATGCTCGTTGTGGCAATGAACCCCTGCCCCTGCGGATATTTGACCGATTCACACCACCAATGCACATGCAGCCCTCAGTTGATTCAGCGTTACATGTCAAAAGTCTCGGGACCTATCCTCGACCGGATCGATATCCATGTTGATGTGCCCGCGGTGAAATACCGTGACCTGGTGGATGCCTCGAACAGCGAAGACCACTCCCATGACATTGTGAAACGCGTCAACCGCGCCCGTGGGATTCAGAAAAACCGGTACCTCGATCTGAAAGGCGTTCATGCCAACGCTCATTTGAAATCGCGCGCCATTCTCAAATACTGCGCCCTCGACGAGGCCGGAAAAAAGATTCTCCAGCGGGCCGTTGAAGCATTTGGTTTTTCCGCGCGGGCATATCATCGTATCCTGAAAGTATCGCGAACAATCGCAGACCTTGAAAGCGAGGAATTCATCGCCGCACGGCATGTCTCGGAAGCGGTTCAGTACAGAACACTTGACAGGAATCTCTGGATGAAGTAA
- a CDS encoding retron system putative HNH endonuclease, translating into MKFIKKKSEPQDFKEWKKTIGEPGNKGEWVDLKNPEKDSLQSNLLNEQGYICCYCGNRIELQDSHIEHLKPQSKYHELRFEYRNLLASCNGGKRIRCSVHCGRKKDKWFDEDLFITPLNPSCSEFFRFSSEGEIKPSDNPDKQKPALETISKLGLNHTILIALRRNALNGIFDDFDSLSNEDLEKLIENYRNTDSKGKYEPFCAVIEYVLTQYISGSNSNNSTER; encoded by the coding sequence ATGAAGTTTATTAAAAAAAAATCGGAACCGCAGGATTTTAAAGAGTGGAAAAAAACGATTGGCGAACCAGGGAACAAAGGTGAATGGGTGGATTTAAAAAACCCGGAGAAGGATTCGCTTCAAAGTAATTTACTTAATGAACAGGGATATATCTGCTGTTATTGTGGAAACCGAATTGAATTGCAGGACAGCCATATCGAACATCTGAAGCCCCAATCCAAATATCATGAATTAAGATTTGAGTATCGAAACCTCCTTGCATCTTGTAATGGCGGAAAACGCATACGATGTTCAGTTCATTGTGGGCGTAAAAAAGACAAATGGTTTGATGAGGATTTATTTATTACGCCGCTTAATCCCTCTTGCAGTGAATTCTTCCGATTTAGCTCCGAAGGAGAAATAAAACCCTCAGATAATCCTGATAAACAAAAACCTGCTTTGGAAACCATCTCGAAGCTCGGATTGAATCATACTATTCTTATCGCATTGCGAAGAAACGCATTGAATGGGATATTCGATGATTTTGATTCCTTATCAAATGAAGATTTGGAAAAATTGATTGAAAATTACAGGAACACTGACAGTAAGGGGAAATACGAACCCTTTTGTGCCGTAATAGAGTATGTTTTAACCCAATATATCTCTGGTAGTAACTCCAATAATTCTACAGAACGATAA